The proteins below come from a single Triticum aestivum cultivar Chinese Spring chromosome 5D, IWGSC CS RefSeq v2.1, whole genome shotgun sequence genomic window:
- the LOC123124408 gene encoding aspartic proteinase nepenthesin-1-like has translation MARTLVFLLVLLCSSASLVTSSASAGLRMKLTHVDDKAGYTTEERVRRAVAVSRERLASMQQQRGVVGDVSAPVHLATRQYIAEYLIGDPPQRADALIDTGSNLIWTQCATTCLKACAKQDLPYYNLSSSASFAPVPCADNAKLCAANGVHLCGLDGSCTFIASYGAGSVIGSLGTEAFTFQSGAARLAFGCVSLTQIAKGALNGASGLIGLGRGRLSLISQTGATKFSYCLTPYLRNHGASSHLFVGASASLSGSGAVTSIPFVKSPKEYPYSTFYYLPLTGITVGKTKLPIPSAAFELRRVAAGYWSGGVIIDTGSPVTALADAAYRALGEEVTRQLNRSLVQPPADTGLDLCVARDDVDKVVPALVFHFSGGADMAVPAGSYWGPVDKSTACMLIEEGGYESVIGNFQQQDLHLLYDIGKGELSFQTADCSVL, from the coding sequence GCAGGGCTCCGCATGAAGCTCACCCACGTCGACGACAAGGCCGGTTACACCACGGAGGAGCGCGTGCGCCGCGCTGTCGCCGTAAGCCGGGAACGCCTGGCCTCCATGCAGCAGCAGCGTGGGGTAGTCGGCGACGTGAGCGCGCCAGTCCACCTGGCCACCCGGCAGTACATCGCCGAGTACCTCATCGGCGACCCGCCCCAGCGCGCCGACGCCCTCATCGACACCGGCAGCAACCTCATCTGGACCCAGTGCGCGACGACGTGCCTCAAGGCGTGCGCCAAGCAGGACCTGCCTTACTACAACCTGTCGAGCTCGGCGAGCTTCGCGCCCGTGCCGTGCGCGGACAACGCCAAGCTGTGCGCCGCCAACGGCGTGCACCTCTGCGGCCTGGACGGCAGCTGCACCTTCATCGCCAGCTACGGTGCCGGCAGCGTCATCGGGTCGCTCGGCACGGAGGCCTTCACCTTCCAGTCCGGCGCGGCGAGGCTGGCCTTCGGGTGCGTGAGCCTGACGCAGATCGCGAAGGGCGCCCTGAACGGCGCGTCCGGGCTCATCGGGCTCGGCCGCGGCCGCCTGTCGCTCATCTCCCAGACGGGCGCCACAAAGTTCTCCTACTGCCTCACCCCCTATCTCCGCAACCACGGCGCCTCCAGCCACCTGTTCGTCGGCGCGTCGGCGAGCCTGAGCGGCAGCGGCGCCGTGACGTCCATACCGTTCGTGAAGAGCCCCAAGGAGTACCCCTACAGCACGTTCTACTACCTCCCTTTGACGGGGATCACCGTGGGGAAGACCAAGCTACCGATCCCCAGCGCGGCGTTCGAGCTCAGGCGGGTCGCTGCCGGGTATTGGTCCGGCGGGGTGATCATCGACACCGGCAGCCCTGTGACGGCCCTCGCCGACGCCGCGTACAGGGCGCTGGGCGAGGAGGTGACTCGGCAGCTGAACCGCAGCCTCGTGCAGCCGCCGGCGGACACCGGACTGGACCTGTGTGTGGCACGGGACGACGTCGACAAGGTCGTGCCGGCGCTGGTCTTCCACTTCAGTGGCGGTGCGGACATGGCGGTGCCGGCGGGGAGCTACTGGGGGCCCGTGGACAAGTCGACGGCATGCATGCTGATCGAGGAAGGAGGTTACGAGAGCGTGATCGGCAACTTCCAGCAGCAAGACTTGCACCTGCTCTACGACATCGGCAAGGGGGAGCTTTCGTTCCAGACCGCAGACTGCAGCGTTCTATGA